A stretch of the Mycobacterium sp. ITM-2016-00317 genome encodes the following:
- a CDS encoding aldo/keto reductase, producing MSNTPTIELNDGARIPQLGFGVYQIPPDDTAEAVKSALEIGYRHIDTAEMYQNEKGVGQGIRDSGIDRSEVFVTSKLNNGFHEPDDARRAFDATLKALEFDYVDLFLIHWPLPTLYDGDYVSTWKTLEEFKKDGRARSIGVSNFQVAHLQRLADETGTVPAVNQIEVHPYFANDEVRAYGREHGIATEAWSPIAQGQVLSDPVVTRIAETLGKTPAQVVLRWHIQRGDIVFPKSVTLQRIKDNFALFDFGLGDEDFAAISGLDKGEAGRIGPNPDTFDYIPS from the coding sequence TTGAGCAACACACCCACGATTGAATTGAACGACGGTGCCCGCATCCCGCAGCTGGGCTTCGGCGTGTACCAGATCCCGCCGGACGACACGGCCGAGGCGGTCAAGTCGGCACTGGAGATCGGCTACCGCCACATCGACACCGCCGAGATGTACCAGAACGAGAAGGGCGTCGGTCAGGGCATCCGCGACTCCGGCATCGACCGCTCCGAGGTGTTCGTCACCAGCAAGCTCAACAACGGATTCCACGAGCCCGACGACGCCCGGCGCGCGTTCGACGCCACGCTGAAGGCGCTGGAGTTCGACTACGTCGACCTGTTCCTGATCCACTGGCCGCTGCCCACGTTGTACGACGGCGACTACGTGTCGACGTGGAAGACGTTGGAGGAGTTCAAGAAGGACGGCCGCGCCCGCAGTATCGGCGTGTCCAACTTCCAGGTGGCACACCTGCAGCGGCTCGCCGACGAGACCGGCACCGTGCCCGCGGTCAACCAGATCGAGGTGCACCCGTACTTCGCCAACGACGAGGTGCGCGCCTACGGCCGCGAGCACGGCATCGCCACCGAAGCGTGGTCCCCGATCGCGCAGGGCCAGGTGCTCAGCGACCCGGTCGTCACCCGCATCGCCGAGACCCTCGGCAAGACACCCGCCCAGGTGGTGCTGCGCTGGCACATCCAGCGCGGTGACATCGTGTTCCCGAAATCGGTGACGCTGCAACGCATCAAGGACAACTTCGCGCTGTTCGACTTCGGCCTCGGCGACGAGGATTTCGCGGCGATCTCGGGCCTGGACAAGGGCGAGGCCGGCCGTATCGGACCGAACCCCGACACCTTCGACTACATCCCGAGCTAG
- the rsgA gene encoding ribosome small subunit-dependent GTPase A — protein sequence MSKREYDESDVRIRPGRGSRPRTKTRPEHADAEQAMVVTVDRGRWGCVLGGDPARRVTAMRARELGRTPIVVGDEVDVVGDLSGRTDTLARIVRRGERRTVLRRTADDTDPTERVFVANADQLLIVVALADPPPRTGLVERTLIAAYAGGLVPILCLTKTDLAPAEPFAEQFRDLDLIITTAGRDDPLESVGSLLTGKVTALLGHSGVGKSTLVNRLVPEAFRPTGAVTDVGRGRHTSTQSIALPLRQGGWVIDTPGIRSFGLAHIAPDDVVMAFSDLADAIEECPRGCGHMGPPADPECALDTLAGAAEGRVHAARRLLAALREG from the coding sequence TTGAGCAAGCGCGAATACGACGAGTCTGACGTCCGGATCCGCCCCGGACGCGGCTCGCGGCCGCGCACCAAGACCAGGCCCGAGCACGCCGACGCCGAGCAGGCCATGGTCGTCACCGTCGACCGGGGCCGCTGGGGGTGCGTGCTCGGCGGTGATCCCGCCCGCCGGGTGACCGCGATGCGCGCCCGCGAACTGGGTCGCACCCCGATCGTGGTCGGCGACGAGGTCGACGTCGTCGGCGACCTGTCGGGCCGCACCGACACGCTGGCCCGCATCGTGCGTCGCGGTGAACGCCGAACGGTGTTGCGCCGCACCGCCGATGACACCGATCCGACCGAGCGGGTGTTCGTCGCCAACGCCGATCAGCTGCTGATCGTGGTCGCGCTGGCCGATCCGCCGCCGCGCACCGGCCTGGTCGAGCGCACGCTGATCGCGGCCTACGCCGGCGGGCTGGTGCCGATCCTGTGCCTGACCAAGACCGATCTCGCGCCGGCCGAGCCGTTCGCCGAGCAGTTCCGCGACCTGGACCTGATCATCACCACCGCGGGTCGCGACGATCCGCTCGAGTCGGTCGGTTCGCTGCTGACCGGCAAGGTCACCGCACTGCTGGGCCACTCCGGGGTCGGCAAGTCCACGCTGGTGAATCGCCTTGTGCCGGAGGCGTTCCGGCCCACCGGCGCGGTCACCGATGTGGGCCGGGGGCGGCACACCTCCACCCAGTCGATCGCACTGCCCCTGCGGCAGGGCGGCTGGGTCATCGACACCCCCGGCATCCGGTCGTTCGGCCTGGCCCACATCGCACCCGACGACGTCGTGATGGCGTTCTCCGACCTGGCCGACGCGATCGAGGAATGCCCGCGCGGCTGCGGACACATGGGGCCGCCCGCCGATCCCGAGTGCGCTCTGGACACGCTGGCCGGCGCGGCGGAGGGTCGGGTGCATGCCGCCCGCAGGTTGCTGGCCGCGCTGAGGGAAGGCTGA
- the aroA gene encoding 3-phosphoshikimate 1-carboxyvinyltransferase produces the protein MNLMSTWHAPSTATPIHATVTVPGSKSQTNRALVLAALAVPQGASTIGGALRSRDTDLMIAALRDLGVSVESDDSDRCKLTVSGALAPQDGARIDCGLAGTVLRFLPPVAALTTETVTFDGDEQARSRPIAPLLDALRGLGVQVDGDGLPFAVRGSGSVRGGTVEIDASGSSQFVSGLLLSGAAFTEGLTVVHTGGAVPSAPHIAMTVSMLRDAGVEVDDSTAGRWRVAPGRVEARRWVIEPDLSNAVPFLAAAVISGGTVRMMGWPAVSIQPADTIRTILAGFGAEVRQGDSYLELQGATNYGGIDIDLREVGELAPSVAAMAALATPGSVSRLRGIAHLRGHETDRLAALSAELNRIGGRCEETEDGLEITATQMHGGVWQSYADHRMATAGAIIGLRVPGVEVEDIGTTAKTLPDFPQMWAEMLAGQTDLQDGAPQAGRT, from the coding sequence ATGAACCTGATGAGTACCTGGCATGCACCGTCGACGGCGACACCCATCCATGCGACGGTCACCGTGCCCGGCTCGAAATCGCAGACCAACAGGGCTCTCGTCCTGGCCGCGCTCGCGGTGCCGCAGGGCGCCTCGACGATCGGCGGAGCGCTGCGCAGCCGCGACACCGACCTGATGATCGCGGCGCTGCGGGACCTCGGGGTGTCGGTGGAATCCGACGACAGCGACCGCTGCAAGTTGACGGTCAGCGGCGCGCTCGCCCCGCAGGACGGTGCCCGCATCGACTGCGGCCTGGCAGGCACGGTCCTGCGCTTCCTGCCGCCGGTGGCGGCGCTGACCACCGAGACCGTCACGTTCGACGGCGACGAGCAGGCCCGCTCGCGGCCGATCGCGCCACTGCTGGACGCGCTGCGCGGGCTGGGGGTGCAGGTCGACGGCGACGGTCTGCCGTTCGCGGTGCGCGGGTCCGGTTCGGTGCGCGGGGGCACGGTCGAGATCGACGCGTCCGGGTCGTCGCAGTTCGTGTCGGGTCTGCTGCTGTCCGGCGCGGCGTTCACCGAGGGTCTGACCGTGGTGCACACCGGCGGCGCGGTGCCGTCGGCGCCGCACATCGCGATGACGGTGTCGATGCTGCGCGACGCCGGTGTCGAGGTCGACGACTCCACCGCAGGCCGGTGGCGGGTGGCCCCGGGCCGGGTCGAGGCCAGGCGCTGGGTCATCGAACCCGACCTGTCCAACGCGGTGCCGTTCCTGGCTGCCGCGGTGATCAGCGGCGGCACGGTGCGCATGATGGGCTGGCCGGCCGTCAGCATCCAGCCCGCCGACACCATCCGGACCATCCTGGCCGGCTTCGGCGCCGAAGTGCGGCAAGGGGATTCCTACCTCGAACTGCAGGGCGCGACGAACTACGGCGGCATCGACATCGACCTGCGCGAGGTCGGCGAACTTGCCCCGTCGGTCGCCGCGATGGCCGCGCTGGCCACTCCGGGCTCGGTGTCGCGGTTGCGCGGCATCGCGCATCTGCGCGGCCACGAGACCGACCGGCTGGCGGCGCTGAGCGCCGAGCTCAACCGCATCGGCGGCCGGTGCGAGGAGACCGAGGACGGTCTGGAGATCACCGCGACGCAGATGCACGGCGGTGTGTGGCAGTCCTACGCCGACCACCGGATGGCCACCGCGGGCGCCATCATCGGCCTGCGGGTGCCCGGCGTCGAGGTCGAGGACATCGGCACCACTGCCAAGACGCTGCCGGACTTCCCGCAGATGTGGGCCGAGATGCTGGCCGGCCAGACCGACCTGCAGGACGGCGCTCCGCAGGCGGGGAGGACATAG
- a CDS encoding SOS response-associated peptidase: MCGRFAVTTDPALLAEKIKAIDEATAQLKDAPAPNYNVAPTTSVATVVKRHSEPDDESTRRVRLMRWGLVPPWVKATDDGGPVTSGPLLINARSDKVTSSPAFRSSAKAKRCLVPMDGWYEWRGTKGDKTPFFMYAGDGEPLFMAGLWSTWRPKGAAEDSKPLLSCTIITTDAAGPLADIHDRMPLTISKRDWDHWLDPDAPIDEGLLRGHGDLDRIEIREVSRLVNSVRNNGPELIEPAEPQAEQGTLL; the protein is encoded by the coding sequence ATGTGCGGACGTTTCGCGGTGACCACCGATCCGGCGCTGCTGGCCGAGAAGATCAAAGCCATCGACGAGGCCACGGCCCAGCTCAAGGACGCGCCCGCGCCGAACTACAACGTCGCGCCGACGACCAGCGTCGCGACCGTCGTCAAACGGCACAGCGAGCCCGACGACGAGTCGACGCGCCGGGTCCGGCTGATGCGCTGGGGCCTGGTGCCGCCGTGGGTCAAGGCCACCGACGACGGCGGCCCCGTCACCAGCGGACCGCTGCTGATCAACGCCCGCTCGGACAAGGTCACGTCCTCGCCGGCGTTCCGCAGCTCGGCCAAGGCTAAACGCTGCCTGGTGCCGATGGACGGCTGGTACGAGTGGCGCGGCACCAAGGGCGACAAGACACCGTTCTTCATGTACGCCGGCGACGGCGAGCCGCTGTTCATGGCCGGACTGTGGTCGACGTGGCGGCCCAAGGGCGCGGCCGAGGACAGCAAGCCTCTGCTGAGCTGCACGATCATCACCACCGACGCGGCAGGCCCACTCGCCGACATCCACGACCGGATGCCGCTGACCATCAGCAAGCGCGACTGGGACCACTGGCTCGACCCGGACGCCCCGATCGACGAAGGGCTGCTGCGCGGCCACGGCGACCTCGACCGCATCGAGATTCGCGAGGTGTCGCGGCTGGTCAACAGCGTGCGCAACAACGGCCCGGAGCTCATCGAGCCCGCCGAGCCGCAAGCCGAGCAGGGCACGCTGCTGTGA
- a CDS encoding methyltransferase, producing the protein MNHPLHATGVVDALAADLRSAGYTTDGVTELLGADAGAAFSRGLWWSALRATDRAPADRQRLATLIRLFLLGTEESRDALGRALPSAGVDALIDNGVVEPAEADTVRAALDIRPHSDGATDLLVVSDQDSALRSGPVHHDHVLGIGGASVSLAHAVVRAPVGRALDLGTGCGIQALHLNAHCEEIVATDTNPRALALAAATARLNGMSWDLRCGSMFEPVAGERFDLIVSNPPFVVGTGSLDYIYRDSGMAGDALCQNLVEQSADHLLPGGTAQIMANWIVRRGEEQGGWRDRVRGWLAGTGLHAWVVQREFADPISYVSLWTSDAGEPPEQAARRGGQWLDWFDAEGIAGVGMGLITLRAPRVGETRAPDQVLEEITGADEALTGPEVEAFFARREYLHDTGDEQLLAARLSTAPVFLEEQSLPGPDGWQVVGAAVRRPGGPAAVIGVDEVSRALFAGCRGEVPLGTLIELLARFHGVGADALAEAALPVVREAIGRGILYQAR; encoded by the coding sequence GTGAACCACCCCCTGCACGCGACCGGCGTCGTCGACGCGCTGGCCGCCGACCTCCGGTCGGCCGGATACACCACCGACGGGGTCACCGAACTGCTCGGCGCGGACGCGGGCGCCGCGTTCAGCCGCGGCCTGTGGTGGTCGGCGCTGCGCGCCACCGACCGTGCCCCCGCGGACCGGCAGCGGCTGGCCACGTTGATCCGGCTGTTCCTGCTCGGCACCGAGGAGTCGCGGGACGCGCTCGGGCGGGCGCTGCCGAGTGCGGGTGTCGACGCGCTGATCGACAACGGCGTCGTCGAACCCGCCGAGGCCGACACGGTGCGCGCCGCGCTGGACATCAGGCCGCACAGCGACGGCGCGACGGACCTGCTGGTGGTCTCCGACCAGGACTCCGCGCTGCGCTCCGGCCCGGTGCATCACGACCACGTGCTCGGCATCGGCGGCGCGTCGGTGTCGCTGGCGCACGCGGTGGTGCGGGCGCCGGTGGGCCGTGCGCTCGATCTCGGCACCGGATGCGGGATCCAGGCGCTGCACCTGAACGCGCACTGCGAGGAGATCGTCGCCACCGACACCAACCCGCGCGCACTGGCGCTGGCCGCGGCCACCGCGCGCCTCAACGGCATGTCGTGGGATCTGCGCTGCGGCAGCATGTTCGAGCCGGTGGCCGGTGAGCGTTTCGACCTCATCGTGTCCAACCCGCCGTTCGTGGTCGGCACCGGCTCGCTGGACTACATCTACCGGGACTCCGGGATGGCCGGGGATGCGTTGTGCCAGAACCTGGTCGAACAGTCCGCCGACCATCTGCTGCCGGGCGGCACCGCGCAGATCATGGCGAACTGGATCGTGCGCCGCGGAGAGGAACAGGGCGGCTGGCGCGACCGCGTGCGCGGTTGGCTCGCCGGGACCGGCCTGCACGCCTGGGTGGTGCAACGCGAGTTCGCCGACCCGATCAGCTACGTGTCGCTGTGGACGTCGGACGCCGGTGAACCGCCCGAGCAGGCCGCGCGCCGCGGCGGCCAGTGGCTGGACTGGTTCGACGCCGAGGGCATCGCCGGGGTCGGCATGGGCCTGATCACGCTGCGGGCGCCGCGGGTGGGGGAGACCCGCGCCCCCGACCAGGTGCTCGAAGAGATCACCGGCGCCGACGAGGCGCTGACCGGTCCCGAAGTCGAGGCGTTCTTCGCCCGCCGCGAGTACCTGCACGACACCGGCGACGAGCAACTGCTCGCCGCCCGGTTGTCGACGGCGCCGGTGTTCCTGGAGGAACAGTCCCTGCCCGGACCCGACGGTTGGCAGGTCGTCGGTGCCGCGGTGCGCCGCCCGGGCGGGCCTGCCGCGGTCATCGGCGTGGACGAGGTCTCCCGGGCATTGTTCGCCGGGTGCCGGGGCGAAGTTCCGCTGGGCACCCTGATCGAGTTGCTCGCCCGCTTCCACGGCGTGGGCGCCGACGCGCTCGCCGAGGCGGCGCTGCCGGTGGTGCGCGAGGCGATCGGCCGCGGCATCCTCTATCAGGCGCGGTGA
- a CDS encoding class I SAM-dependent methyltransferase produces MSSSTIWSSGRYDAVGDRIAPIAGQVVDALERRRPLRGAAVVDLACGTGSAALAAAARGAQVTGVDYTPELIAIAEQRRGADAVTWRTADAADTGLPMRTFDAVVSNMGIIFVDPARQVDEIARLLKPTGVLVFSAWVRNGSNPFFDPVVAVLGPPPATDFSPEQWGDTETLAARLAPHFGEIDITFGRHRWEFESVAAALRFLRAESPVHVATFRRADPAQQDRLTAEFEKTLAGYVEPSGVVAFTAPYAVVTALACG; encoded by the coding sequence ATGTCCTCGTCGACAATCTGGTCATCCGGACGCTACGACGCCGTCGGGGACCGCATCGCCCCGATTGCCGGGCAGGTGGTCGACGCGCTCGAGCGGCGCCGGCCGCTGCGCGGCGCCGCGGTGGTCGACCTGGCCTGCGGCACCGGCAGCGCCGCGCTCGCCGCCGCCGCCCGCGGCGCGCAGGTCACCGGCGTCGACTACACCCCGGAGCTCATCGCCATCGCCGAGCAGCGCCGCGGGGCCGACGCGGTCACCTGGCGCACCGCCGACGCGGCCGACACCGGCTTGCCCATGCGGACGTTCGATGCCGTGGTCTCGAACATGGGGATCATCTTCGTCGACCCCGCCCGCCAGGTCGACGAGATTGCCAGGCTACTCAAACCGACTGGAGTGCTTGTCTTTTCGGCATGGGTGCGCAATGGCAGCAATCCGTTCTTCGATCCTGTCGTCGCGGTGCTCGGACCGCCGCCGGCGACCGACTTCTCCCCGGAACAGTGGGGCGACACCGAGACGTTGGCGGCCCGGCTGGCACCGCATTTCGGCGAAATCGACATCACTTTCGGCCGGCACAGGTGGGAGTTCGAGTCCGTGGCCGCGGCACTGCGGTTCCTGCGTGCGGAGTCCCCGGTGCACGTGGCGACTTTCCGACGCGCCGACCCCGCACAGCAGGACAGGCTGACCGCGGAGTTCGAGAAGACACTGGCCGGCTACGTCGAACCGTCGGGCGTCGTGGCCTTCACCGCCCCCTACGCGGTGGTCACCGCACTGGCGTGCGGGTGA
- a CDS encoding DUF2071 domain-containing protein codes for MPPPPPVRRPVLLAQAWADVTFVHWPVDPSAVAPLFPPGTRPDVIDGRTYVGLLPFAVRHTELAAALRLPYVGSFAETNVRLYSVDDAGRHGVLFLALETQRIAVVPVTRVGLGVPYNWAKMSVTRSGPEICYRSVRRWPGPALRNEMTVEAGTAVEPTPLEVWLTARWGAHTRKAGRTWWVPISHPAWPLRTAEIADLRDELVAGAGVECAGPRLRALFSPGVPVRFGRPSPLR; via the coding sequence ATGCCACCACCGCCTCCGGTGCGGAGGCCGGTGCTGCTCGCCCAGGCGTGGGCCGACGTCACGTTTGTGCACTGGCCGGTCGACCCCTCCGCCGTTGCGCCTTTGTTCCCGCCCGGCACCCGCCCGGACGTCATCGACGGGCGAACCTACGTGGGCCTGCTCCCGTTCGCGGTGCGGCACACCGAGCTCGCTGCAGCGCTGCGCCTTCCGTACGTCGGGTCGTTCGCCGAGACCAATGTGCGGCTGTATTCGGTGGACGACGCCGGTCGCCACGGAGTGCTGTTCCTGGCGCTGGAGACGCAGCGGATCGCTGTGGTGCCGGTGACGCGCGTCGGGCTCGGGGTGCCCTACAACTGGGCGAAGATGAGCGTGACCCGCTCCGGCCCCGAGATCTGCTACCGCAGTGTCCGCCGGTGGCCAGGGCCCGCGCTGCGCAACGAGATGACCGTCGAGGCCGGGACGGCCGTCGAGCCCACGCCGCTGGAGGTCTGGCTCACCGCGCGGTGGGGCGCGCACACCCGCAAGGCCGGCCGCACCTGGTGGGTGCCGATCTCCCACCCCGCGTGGCCGCTGCGCACCGCCGAGATCGCCGATCTGCGCGACGAACTCGTCGCCGGGGCGGGCGTCGAGTGCGCGGGCCCGCGGCTGCGTGCGCTGTTCTCGCCCGGGGTGCCCGTCCGGTTCGGCAGGCCCAGCCCGCTCCGCTGA
- a CDS encoding IS30 family transposase: MTSGRRFGLAVRREFYELVCIGEPVKHAAWMVGVSYQAGYMWWRNAGSMRLLNGNGGSGLAEPGDLTRCGGPGRRLSFDERIVIMRGLDASLSYAAIGAQLGRSRSVIWREVQRNSTANGDYHARLAHARAARNAKRPKTFKLADPNLCAAVEAWMDDGWSPKLIAEVLARDHPDDKLARVSHETIYQSLYVQTRGQLRADLHKCLSTRRAARKAHGHGERRGTFNDVLRISQRPAEAADRAVPGHWEGDLIVGARGTSAIGTLVERSTRFTILLHLPVDHTSEAVATAMLEAMAELPDHLRRSITWDRGSEMARWQDISLQLQAPVYFCDPHSPWQRGSNENTNRLLRHWFEKGSNLSAYTKADLRAVADKLNTRPRPTLNLDTPARRMAALISQAA; the protein is encoded by the coding sequence GTGACTAGTGGGCGGCGGTTTGGGTTGGCGGTTCGGCGTGAGTTCTACGAGCTGGTGTGCATCGGAGAGCCGGTGAAACATGCCGCCTGGATGGTCGGCGTGTCGTATCAGGCCGGCTATATGTGGTGGCGCAACGCTGGGTCGATGAGACTACTCAACGGAAACGGCGGGTCCGGCCTGGCTGAGCCGGGCGACCTTACGCGCTGTGGGGGCCCAGGACGCCGGCTCAGTTTCGATGAACGCATCGTGATCATGCGCGGCCTCGACGCCTCTTTGAGTTACGCAGCGATCGGCGCCCAGCTGGGGAGGAGTCGCTCGGTCATTTGGCGAGAGGTTCAGCGCAACAGCACCGCTAATGGGGATTATCACGCTCGATTGGCTCATGCCCGCGCGGCGCGCAATGCCAAGCGGCCTAAAACGTTCAAGCTCGCTGATCCGAACCTGTGCGCGGCGGTGGAAGCGTGGATGGACGACGGGTGGAGCCCCAAACTCATCGCTGAGGTGTTGGCCCGAGATCACCCCGATGACAAGCTGGCACGGGTGAGCCACGAAACCATCTACCAAAGCCTCTATGTGCAGACTCGTGGCCAACTGCGCGCTGATCTGCATAAATGCCTGTCCACTCGACGAGCGGCGCGAAAGGCTCATGGTCATGGCGAACGGCGCGGCACGTTCAACGACGTGCTGCGTATCAGTCAGCGACCCGCCGAAGCCGCCGATCGCGCCGTACCCGGGCACTGGGAGGGCGACCTGATCGTCGGCGCCCGCGGCACCAGCGCGATCGGCACCCTGGTCGAACGCAGCACTCGATTCACCATCTTGTTGCACCTGCCCGTGGACCACACCTCCGAAGCGGTCGCCACGGCGATGCTTGAGGCGATGGCCGAACTCCCCGATCACCTGCGCCGCTCGATCACCTGGGACCGCGGCAGCGAAATGGCCCGCTGGCAGGACATCTCGCTGCAGCTCCAAGCCCCGGTGTACTTCTGCGATCCTCACTCGCCCTGGCAGCGCGGCAGCAACGAGAACACCAACCGGCTGCTACGCCACTGGTTTGAAAAGGGCAGCAATCTGAGCGCCTACACCAAAGCCGACCTGCGAGCCGTCGCCGACAAACTCAACACCCGACCACGACCCACACTCAACCTCGACACACCAGCACGGCGCATGGCCGCCCTGATTAGCCAAGCAGCCTAA